gagcttcttggcggaggtctgcgctctcagagttcCTTTCTAGTTTGAAATGCTTCTACATCCAAGACATTCCACCTCGCTTGCATCACGTGGTGTGAAGCTGCGTTGCTATAGTTTGAGGCAGAAAGCAGTTCGGCACTGCTTCTCGGGGCAACTGGACTCTGCTGATGAAAttattgattggttgattgatccGGCAACCTTAGCAGATGACTTCGTACATGCACAATATTTTGTTGACCCTAGTGCTAGGATCGGTCACTTATTCCCACTTATTTTCTGCAGTAAAATCAGAATAAGTGAGAAGGAAGCAGTAACGAGATTGTAATGTTTAGTAGTGCTGCTATATTTTATGGCTGCACAAAAACTGCTTCATGCCAAAGTCACCCATCGGCAGAACAGTCGCTGACTCGCTGCTCATGtggaagaatgaatgaagaaaGGTGGGCCTGACTTGCTTGATTGGTGTGGAGAATGTCATCCTTCAGGCCGCATCATGTCTTGGAAGCATTCTAATAATTGTCTGCTTGTGCCCCTTGTTGTTTCATCAGATGAGAATAAAGATTATTTCCTGGCACTGCAGAAGATGGTTGAAGAGATGGCGAACAAGGCTGGTGGGCCTGTGGTCCTCATTGCACACAGCATGGGCAACTTGTACACCTTGTATTTCTTGAACCACCAGCCACAGGCCTGGAAAGACAGGTACATCAAGGCTTTCGTCTCTCTGGGCGCGCCGTGGGCAGGGGTGGCCAAGACTCTCCGCGTGCTCACCTCTGGTAAGAAATGGGACCACTGTTGTGTAACGGCGTAGCTGTTGTGGTGTTCTTGTTGTTATCATGCCTCGTGTTGGAGAAGAAgcattcattttccttctttcctcaaAATTGTATTTCAAATAAAGGTTCAATTATGAGATTGTCTTTTATACACTGACATTACAAAAATGGATCTCacactttaaaaatgtcaaataagtCAAGGAAATTTAGTTAAGCAGAAATCTGAGCACTCTCTCACTATGTAATACTACATGTAAGGGCTGTCATGCACACGGTAGACctgccccccacacacacacacgtgtgcaatATTACATTTCTGCAAACATTACAATGAAGagtttaaaattgaaaatatatacatttcttggatttagtttttttaaactgtacaGGTCAGTTACTTTTTATATTAATGCATAATTAGAGCCCTAAAAAATTCTGTGAAAATTGGTTCAGGAAGCGTTAGGAAAGTTGGAAATAAAAGGCAGTTGCAGCAACTCTTCGGAGTACCACAACAAGGATCTATTATAGGggcaataatttatttttattttttcgaCTAACATTGGTCAGTGTCTATGCTGATGCCACTCGGTCTATGTGGACATGTCTCCTGATGCCACTCGGTCTATGTGGACATGTCCTGATGACAAGCGGCAATGTTTAGTTAATAAAGTTACTTTTAAATTGGGATTTAGACATGAAGACCTTCGGGTCTCAGGTATTTTAGTGACACTTCTCAAATCCTCAGGTTCTTCTCTTTTAGCTGTTATTTGAAGCAGAACTGAAACATGTGGTGAAGCTTTCATTTCCCTCCAAACCACTGGAACATCCAGAGTCTCTGAGAGAAACTACaactgttgatttatttttaagcatAATCTAAAATCTATTCATTCTGCATGTATGTAGTGTTTTGTAGTCATAATTATCACAACATTTTAATGTTAGTCATGACtatatattctattttattgttttaatttaaatatgtaTTAGTTTGATAAGTTTACCTATGTGGTAACtccttattttattattctcgTTTCTCCTTCCTAGTTTTTGCtcttattctttatttttcttgttggaggacagaaaataaatgttttgagcaGTGTTGTAGAATATGATGAGCATCTGTCCTGCAACAAATCGTCACTGGTTTTTGGTCTATGGATGAAAGTTCTCTGCTCCGTTTCAGTTCCATTTTACATGattccctcttcctctgcctccagGTGATAATAACCACATTCCTGTCATCAGTTCATTAAAGATTCGCTCCCAGCAACGCACTGCTGTCACAACCTCCTGGATGCTCCCCTATTCCCACTCATGGCCgaaagatcaggtgtgtgtgtgtgtgtgtgtgtgtgtgtgtgtgtgagtatttCTGGGTGCGTGTGCACATATACATATCATGCTTGGTGTGTTTCTGTCATTCTTAAGCCTCTCTTTGTATTAAGTCACAAGTAGAATTTTGTGATTTTGTGGCAAGCCCACAGAGGATCATCCAGACTGATGCGATCTGTTTCCGTAGTTCCTGTAAATTCTTTAAATCTCTTTTGGCTTCGCTCACACAGTTGAAGACTAACGTAGTGTTGCGTTTAGCAGCTAAGAAGTTTGTTCGAGTTGGTGGAAACAAAAAGTTAAAAGGATGGTGAATATTGGACTTTCTTTATTCCAGTAGAGACGGCACCAAAATAAATCCTGATGTTGCTTTTTGTGCCAGATGTGTCAGTGAAAAATGTTCCCAAAGTGGCTAGAAATGCATGAATGCAGTGAAGGCAAACCTGGCAAACAGTTGTTGTGGAGGTCCTGAATAAAACCCGTTGCTAGGCAACAGCTAGTGGGTTTGCATCAGAGGAAGTCAACCTATAATTGTTTCTCCCACCAGGTGCTGTTGCAGACGCCGACCGCAAACTACACTGTGCTGGACTACGAGCGCCTCTACTCGGACATTGGTTTCGTGGACGGCTGGCTGATGCGGCAGGACACTGAGAAGCTGGTGACCAACCTCACGCCCCCTGGGGTGGCTGTCCACTGTTTGTATGGCAGCGGCATCGACACGTCTGAGGCATTCAGCTACTCGGACAAGTTCCCGGACGTGGAGCCCGCCGTGGCGTACGGCGACGGGGACGGGACGGTGAACCTGCAGAGCGCCATGCAGTGCAAGCGGTGGCTGGGGAAGCAGAAACAGCCTGTTACGTTGCAAGAGTTGCCAGGGAATGAGCACGTGAACATATTGCTGAACGCCACGACCGTGGCTTACATCAAGAATGTGCTGTTTTCCCCGTGATGCGGGGAAGAAAAGCAGGAAGACGAGGGTAACAGAGTCCAGAACACGCAGCCGTGCGAGGAAGAGACGTGGAACGACTCGCccgtctgagctgcagctgttcGTGCTATACGCCACGCCGCTTAGGAGAAAACTCTCACATTTTGTACCATAATTGTTGAATCAaagttttaattaattttatagcTGTGAATATAAATTGCATGTTAATGTCAGGTTGTTTACTGTGGAGCCTGAATACAGATACTTTTACATTTATCGTAGTTTTTAAAAGAGATTTTACTTCCAGAATGATTCTGATGACGTGTTTACGTACCACAACCAGGGAAACACTGAACGTGCCACCGAGTAATTTGTCAAAGATGATTCGTTTAATGTTGTGAAtgagatttataaactcctttGACTTTAATGTTGGTAACAAATTCAGATTATATGCAACAAATCCCATATTGTAGCATTTGGTAGTTTTTTCTTGACATattactgtttggctgtacggTGAAATCTATTTGTCTCTGCccctttttctgcttttcaatCATGTCCCAATGTTCTCTATCTTGTACTAGGAAATTAAATTTGGACTCTGATTGTTCTGCGTATCAAACACCAGATAGGCAGATGCTGCATTTTACCTGTTAGCATCTGTTTTGGTGCATTCGTGTGATAAAAGTAAATTAGCCACTGTTCCGGGTCATGGCAGTATTTTTTAATGATtctgattgttttattttatcgaCGTGCCATGACAGGCTGGATTTACACCTGGAGaaattattgggggggggggctttctttgttttatcc
The sequence above is drawn from the Brachionichthys hirsutus isolate HB-005 chromosome 5, CSIRO-AGI_Bhir_v1, whole genome shotgun sequence genome and encodes:
- the pla2g15 gene encoding lysosomal phospholipase A and acyltransferase; this encodes MAAWYRMTTFCALLPTGLLLLLLLAGSSGKPLEKCSGDESCVPPRPPVVIIPGDLGNQLEAKLDKPSVVHYICYKKTDTFFTLWLNLELLVPLAIDCWIDNIRLIYNTTTHLSSSPPGVDVRVPGFGKTYPLEYLDPSKRDVGIYFFTIVQAMVEWGYTRGDDVRGAPYDWRKAPNENKDYFLALQKMVEEMANKAGGPVVLIAHSMGNLYTLYFLNHQPQAWKDRYIKAFVSLGAPWAGVAKTLRVLTSGDNNHIPVISSLKIRSQQRTAVTTSWMLPYSHSWPKDQVLLQTPTANYTVLDYERLYSDIGFVDGWLMRQDTEKLVTNLTPPGVAVHCLYGSGIDTSEAFSYSDKFPDVEPAVAYGDGDGTVNLQSAMQCKRWLGKQKQPVTLQELPGNEHVNILLNATTVAYIKNVLFSP